The Stenotrophomonas maltophilia genome includes a region encoding these proteins:
- a CDS encoding DNA-3-methyladenine glycosylase I, translated as MSGYCLIAPGHPVHDYYHANEYGFPQRDERELFERLVLEINQAGLSWETILKKREGFRTAYDGFDVDRVAAYAEQDIERLLSDAGIIRNRLKVLAAIHNAQVIQQLRASHGSFASWLDAHHPRSKADWVKLFKKTFRFTGGEITGEFLMSLGYLPGAHAEDCPVHARLLTLSPPWLQAAAR; from the coding sequence ATGAGCGGCTACTGCCTCATCGCCCCGGGCCATCCGGTGCACGACTACTACCACGCCAACGAGTACGGCTTCCCGCAGCGTGACGAGCGCGAGCTGTTCGAGCGGCTGGTGCTGGAAATCAATCAGGCCGGCCTGAGCTGGGAAACGATACTGAAGAAGCGCGAGGGCTTCCGCACGGCCTATGACGGCTTCGATGTGGACCGCGTGGCTGCATACGCCGAGCAGGACATCGAGCGCCTGCTGTCGGACGCAGGCATCATCCGCAACCGGCTGAAGGTGCTGGCGGCCATCCACAACGCGCAGGTGATCCAGCAGCTGCGGGCCAGCCACGGCAGCTTCGCGTCGTGGCTGGATGCGCACCACCCGCGCAGCAAGGCTGACTGGGTGAAGCTGTTCAAGAAGACCTTCCGCTTCACCGGCGGCGAGATCACCGGCGAGTTCCTGATGAGCCTGGGCTACCTGCCCGGTGCGCATGCCGAGGACTGCCCGGTGCATGCGCGGCTGCTGACGCTGTCGCCGCCGTGGTTGCAGGCCGCCGCCCGCTGA
- the proC gene encoding pyrroline-5-carboxylate reductase — MAADSITFIGGGNMARSLIAGLIRQGVPAAHIHVAEPVAELRQALAADFGVQVHDNASDAAAQGDTWLLAVKPQVLREVCQSLQALAQASRPLVVSIAAGITSAQLQRWLGGDLAVVRAMPNTPALLGAGVTGLFATPSVDTQQHARAEQVLASAGRTVWIDSEGLMDSVTAVSGSGPAYVFLLAEAMEAAGIAQGLPADAARTLVVQTLLGASRMLDEAGESPAELRRRVTSPNGTTQAAIESFQAGGFEALVDTALRAAQVRGQELSAAND; from the coding sequence ATGGCAGCTGATTCCATCACCTTCATCGGCGGCGGCAACATGGCGCGCAGCCTGATCGCCGGCCTGATCCGCCAGGGCGTGCCGGCCGCGCACATCCACGTCGCCGAACCGGTGGCCGAACTGCGCCAGGCGCTGGCCGCCGACTTCGGCGTGCAGGTGCATGACAACGCGAGCGATGCCGCCGCGCAGGGTGACACCTGGCTGCTGGCGGTGAAGCCGCAGGTGCTGCGCGAGGTCTGCCAGTCACTGCAGGCGCTGGCACAGGCGAGCCGACCGCTGGTGGTGTCGATTGCCGCCGGCATCACCAGTGCGCAGCTGCAGCGTTGGCTGGGGGGCGACCTGGCAGTGGTGCGCGCGATGCCGAACACTCCTGCCCTGCTCGGCGCAGGTGTGACCGGCCTGTTCGCCACACCGTCGGTGGACACGCAGCAGCACGCGCGGGCCGAGCAGGTGCTGGCCAGTGCCGGGCGCACGGTGTGGATCGACAGCGAGGGGCTGATGGATTCAGTGACTGCTGTTTCCGGCAGCGGCCCGGCCTATGTGTTCCTGCTGGCCGAAGCGATGGAAGCGGCGGGTATTGCCCAGGGCCTGCCGGCCGACGCCGCGCGCACGCTGGTGGTGCAGACTCTGCTGGGCGCCTCGCGCATGCTGGATGAGGCTGGTGAAAGCCCGGCGGAACTGCGCCGCCGCGTGACCTCGCCCAACGGCACCACCCAGGCCGCGATCGAGAGCTTCCAGGCCGGTGGCTTCGAGGCCCTGGTGGATACGGCACTGCGCGCTGCGCAGGTGCGTGGGCAGGAACTGTCTGCGGCGAATGATTGA
- a CDS encoding YggS family pyridoxal phosphate-dependent enzyme has translation MATPLPQILSNLHAAAEAAGRPDPRLLAVSKTQPAEAVAALAAQGQHAFGENYVQEALAKMQALQHLALEWHLIGHLQSNKAEAVASHFDWVQSVDRPKLVTALARHRPAARGPLNVLIQVNIDGESSKHGCAPEEVDALAAAIAAEPTLRLRGLMAIPAPWPEAERRRDAFVRMRTLFQLLAAQHAQIDTLSMGMSSDYAEAIAEGATLVRIGTALFGARPRPA, from the coding sequence GTGGCCACTCCCCTGCCCCAGATCCTGAGCAACCTGCATGCCGCCGCCGAGGCCGCTGGCAGGCCCGACCCACGCCTGCTGGCGGTGTCCAAGACCCAGCCGGCCGAGGCCGTGGCCGCGCTGGCCGCGCAGGGCCAGCACGCCTTCGGCGAGAACTACGTGCAGGAGGCACTGGCCAAGATGCAGGCGCTGCAGCATCTGGCGCTGGAATGGCACCTGATCGGCCACCTGCAGTCGAACAAGGCCGAGGCCGTGGCCAGCCATTTCGACTGGGTGCAGAGCGTGGACCGCCCCAAGCTGGTGACCGCGCTGGCACGCCATCGCCCGGCCGCGCGAGGCCCGCTGAACGTGCTGATCCAGGTCAACATCGACGGCGAATCCAGCAAGCACGGCTGTGCGCCGGAAGAAGTGGATGCACTGGCCGCAGCGATTGCCGCCGAACCCACCCTGCGCCTGCGCGGACTGATGGCGATTCCCGCGCCATGGCCCGAAGCCGAGCGCCGTCGGGATGCATTCGTGCGCATGCGCACACTTTTCCAGTTGCTGGCTGCCCAGCACGCGCAGATCGACACGCTGTCGATGGGCATGAGCAGCGACTACGCCGAAGCCATCGCCGAGGGCGCCACCCTGGTGCGCATCGGCACCGCCCTGTTCGGCGCGCGCCCGCGCCCGGCCTGA
- a CDS encoding type IV pilus twitching motility protein PilT, whose translation MDIAELLAFSVKNKASDLHLSAGLPPMIRVDGDVRRINIPALDHKQVHALVYDIMSDKQRRDYEEFLEVDFSFEIPSLARFRVNAFNQNRGAGAVFRTIPSEVLTLEDLACPPLFREVIQQPQGLILVTGPTGSGKSTTLAAMIDYINKNEYGHILTVEDPIEFVHTSQKCLINQREVHRDTHGFNEALRSALREDPDIILVGELRDLETIRLALTAAETGHLVFGTLHTSSAAKTIDRIIDVFPAGEKPMVRSMLSESLRAVISQALLKKVGGGRTAAWEIMVGTPAIRNLIREDKVAQMYSAIQTGQQYGMMTLDQHLQDLVKRSLITRNQAREYAKDKRLFE comes from the coding sequence ATGGATATCGCCGAACTGCTGGCGTTTTCCGTAAAGAACAAAGCGTCCGACCTGCACCTGTCCGCAGGCCTGCCGCCGATGATCCGCGTCGACGGCGACGTTCGCCGGATCAACATCCCAGCCCTGGACCACAAGCAGGTCCATGCGCTGGTGTACGACATCATGTCCGACAAGCAGCGCCGCGATTACGAGGAATTCCTCGAAGTGGACTTCTCCTTCGAGATTCCATCGCTGGCGCGCTTCCGAGTGAACGCGTTCAACCAGAACCGCGGTGCCGGTGCGGTGTTCCGTACCATTCCGTCCGAGGTGCTCACCCTCGAGGACCTGGCCTGCCCGCCGCTGTTCCGCGAAGTGATCCAGCAGCCGCAGGGCCTGATCCTGGTGACCGGCCCGACCGGTTCGGGCAAGTCGACCACGCTGGCGGCGATGATCGACTACATCAACAAGAACGAATACGGCCACATCCTCACCGTCGAGGATCCGATCGAATTCGTGCATACCTCGCAGAAGTGCCTGATCAACCAGCGCGAAGTGCACCGCGACACGCATGGCTTCAATGAAGCACTGCGCTCGGCGCTGCGTGAGGACCCGGACATCATCCTGGTGGGCGAACTTCGTGACCTGGAAACCATCCGCCTGGCACTGACCGCGGCGGAAACCGGCCACCTGGTGTTCGGCACCCTGCATACCAGTTCGGCGGCCAAGACCATCGACCGCATCATCGACGTGTTCCCGGCCGGCGAAAAGCCGATGGTGCGCTCGATGCTGTCCGAGTCGTTGCGCGCGGTCATTTCGCAGGCGCTGCTGAAGAAGGTTGGCGGCGGCCGTACCGCAGCGTGGGAAATCATGGTCGGCACCCCGGCCATCCGCAACCTGATCCGCGAGGACAAGGTGGCGCAGATGTACTCGGCCATCCAGACTGGCCAGCAATACGGCATGATGACACTGGACCAGCACCTGCAGGACCTGGTCAAGCGCAGCCTGATCACCCGAAACCAGGCCCGTGAGTACGCCAAGGACAAGCGCCTGTTCGAGTAA
- a CDS encoding short chain dehydrogenase: protein MKILLVGASGTLGQAVARQLGQQHQILAAGRSSGELRVDLTDDTSVAELFSRTGPVDAVISTAGKLHFGPLQDMAPAQFNLGLQDKLLGQVRLALAAQHHLNAGGSITLTSGIVSAQPIRDGVNATSVNAALEGFVRAAALELLPRGLRINVVSPNVLIESMAAYGPYFPGFEAVSAQRAALAFQRAVEGIQSGETITVW, encoded by the coding sequence ATGAAGATCCTTCTCGTTGGTGCCAGCGGCACCCTCGGCCAGGCAGTCGCCCGCCAGCTCGGCCAACAGCATCAGATTCTCGCCGCCGGCCGCAGCAGCGGCGAACTGCGCGTGGACCTGACCGACGACACCAGCGTCGCCGAACTGTTCTCGCGTACCGGCCCGGTTGATGCGGTGATTTCCACCGCCGGCAAGCTGCACTTCGGTCCACTGCAGGACATGGCGCCGGCGCAGTTCAACCTCGGCCTGCAGGACAAGCTGCTGGGCCAGGTGCGGCTGGCCCTGGCGGCGCAGCACCATCTCAACGCCGGCGGCTCGATCACCCTGACCAGCGGCATCGTCAGTGCACAGCCGATCCGTGACGGCGTCAACGCCACCTCGGTGAATGCCGCGCTGGAAGGCTTCGTGCGTGCCGCCGCGTTGGAACTGCTGCCGCGTGGCCTGCGCATCAACGTGGTCAGCCCGAACGTGCTGATCGAATCGATGGCGGCCTACGGACCCTACTTCCCGGGCTTTGAAGCGGTGAGCGCGCAGCGCGCGGCGCTGGCCTTCCAGCGTGCAGTGGAAGGCATCCAGAGCGGCGAGACGATCACGGTCTGGTAA
- a CDS encoding LysR family transcriptional regulator — protein MDTLRCMQAFVAVAECGSFAGAAEQLQVSAVMVGKYIQQLEAHLGTSLLQRNTRRQRLTEAGSAYLAGCRQVLEQVQQAEADVAGLQVQPRGLLRVSAPTTWGSCVLAPQLAGLLRAQPQLNVELDLSNRRVDLIEDGFDVAIRVGPLPSQEVVARPLPPYAMSLCAAPSYLRRRGTPRTPADLEGHDCLSHLAWRGGHGWQLANGEQVDWEARLTCNDGVALREAAVAGAGLVLQPTALLAGEIAAGRLKPLLRDYLPEPRPMHLIYLPDRRPRPRLQCFVDFVMTMLGQ, from the coding sequence ATGGATACCCTTCGCTGCATGCAGGCTTTCGTCGCGGTAGCCGAGTGCGGCAGCTTTGCAGGGGCCGCTGAACAGTTGCAGGTCTCGGCGGTGATGGTCGGCAAGTACATCCAGCAGCTGGAGGCGCACCTGGGCACCTCGTTGCTGCAACGGAACACCCGCCGCCAGCGCCTGACCGAAGCCGGCAGCGCCTACCTGGCCGGGTGCCGGCAGGTGCTGGAGCAGGTGCAGCAGGCCGAGGCCGACGTGGCCGGCCTGCAGGTGCAACCGCGCGGGCTGCTGCGGGTCAGCGCACCCACCACCTGGGGCAGCTGCGTGCTGGCGCCACAACTGGCCGGCCTGCTGCGCGCGCAGCCGCAGCTGAACGTCGAACTGGATCTGAGCAACCGCCGTGTGGATCTGATCGAGGACGGCTTCGACGTGGCGATCCGGGTCGGGCCGCTGCCGTCGCAGGAGGTGGTGGCGCGGCCGCTGCCACCGTATGCGATGAGCCTGTGCGCGGCGCCGTCCTACCTGCGCCGACGCGGCACGCCGCGTACGCCCGCCGATCTGGAAGGGCATGACTGCCTGAGCCATCTGGCCTGGCGCGGTGGCCACGGCTGGCAGCTGGCCAACGGTGAACAGGTGGACTGGGAAGCGCGCCTGACCTGCAATGATGGTGTTGCACTGCGCGAAGCCGCGGTGGCCGGGGCCGGGCTGGTGCTGCAGCCGACCGCACTGCTGGCCGGGGAGATTGCAGCCGGGCGGTTGAAGCCGCTGCTGCGCGACTACCTGCCCGAACCGCGGCCGATGCACCTGATCTACCTGCCCGACCGCAGGCCGCGCCCGCGGTTGCAGTGCTTCGTCGATTTCGTCATGACGATGTTGGGGCAATGA
- a CDS encoding DUF4287 domain-containing protein, which produces MSTEKPKGPASYFPSIEKTYGQPVAHWFGLLAGKKGLKHMELVSFLKSEHGLGHGHANALVAHHLAGKG; this is translated from the coding sequence ATGAGCACTGAAAAGCCCAAGGGCCCGGCCTCGTACTTCCCCTCCATCGAGAAGACCTACGGGCAGCCGGTAGCGCACTGGTTCGGGCTGCTGGCCGGGAAGAAGGGCCTGAAACACATGGAACTGGTCAGCTTCCTGAAAAGTGAGCATGGGCTGGGCCATGGCCATGCCAACGCGCTGGTGGCGCACCATCTGGCCGGCAAGGGCTGA
- a CDS encoding MFS transporter, whose translation MLLSSPPVDKRGPHLNRMPPTLSPAAAHLPADTSILSARYRATTLGMVALVALHAFEALAVAAAMPTVAEALDGLRLYALAFGGTLATSVIGMTLAGRWADHRGPARPLWYGLACFVLGLLLAGFAVRMGMLVAGRLLQGLGAGAISVSLYVMVGRSYPEHLRPKVFAAFSAGWVVPSMVGPALSGLIVQHLGWRWVFLAVPLLAVPAGLLLRPALARMQPSPPSTADDGRGKVVRWASGASLAALLLYFGGQQPGLPALLCIGVAVLALLFCVHRLLPPGTLILRRGLPSVIALRGIAAAAFFACEAYLPLLLQRERGLSPSWAGAVLSLGALGWFAGSWLQGHQQRGWSRQQLLRAGTMMMTVGIAATLAVLFNVVPLPVSLLGWAVTGFGMGMIYASLSVLTLSLSAPREQGANTSALQLSEALSVTTALAVSGALFALFVESTPHTGYLLCLAITFGLALLATVIARRV comes from the coding sequence ATGCTGCTATCTTCGCCGCCAGTTGACAAGCGCGGCCCGCATCTGAACCGTATGCCCCCGACCCTCTCGCCCGCCGCCGCCCACCTGCCGGCTGACACCTCGATCCTGTCCGCACGCTATCGCGCCACCACCCTCGGCATGGTCGCGCTGGTCGCGCTGCACGCCTTCGAGGCATTGGCCGTTGCGGCCGCGATGCCCACCGTGGCCGAGGCGCTGGATGGCCTGCGCCTGTACGCACTGGCCTTCGGCGGTACCCTGGCCACCAGCGTGATCGGCATGACCCTGGCCGGGCGCTGGGCCGATCACCGTGGTCCGGCACGGCCGCTCTGGTACGGATTGGCCTGCTTCGTGCTGGGCCTGTTGCTGGCTGGCTTTGCCGTGCGCATGGGCATGCTGGTGGCGGGACGCCTGCTGCAGGGCCTGGGTGCGGGTGCGATCTCGGTCTCGCTGTACGTGATGGTCGGCCGCAGCTACCCGGAGCACCTGCGGCCGAAGGTGTTCGCCGCCTTCTCGGCCGGCTGGGTGGTGCCTTCGATGGTCGGCCCGGCGTTGAGCGGCCTGATCGTGCAGCACCTGGGCTGGCGCTGGGTGTTCCTGGCGGTGCCATTGCTGGCGGTTCCGGCAGGCCTGCTGCTGCGCCCCGCGCTGGCACGCATGCAGCCCAGTCCCCCCAGCACCGCCGACGATGGACGCGGCAAGGTGGTGCGCTGGGCCAGCGGCGCCTCGCTGGCCGCGTTGCTGCTGTACTTCGGCGGTCAGCAACCGGGCCTGCCTGCCCTGCTCTGCATCGGTGTGGCGGTGCTGGCGCTGCTGTTCTGCGTACATCGACTGCTTCCGCCCGGAACACTGATCCTGCGCCGTGGCCTGCCCAGCGTAATCGCGCTGCGTGGCATCGCGGCAGCTGCCTTCTTCGCCTGCGAGGCCTACCTGCCACTGCTGCTGCAGCGCGAACGTGGCCTTTCGCCCAGCTGGGCCGGTGCCGTACTCAGTCTCGGTGCGCTGGGCTGGTTCGCCGGCTCGTGGCTGCAGGGCCACCAGCAGCGTGGCTGGTCACGCCAGCAGCTGCTGCGCGCCGGCACGATGATGATGACGGTCGGCATCGCCGCCACGCTGGCCGTGCTGTTCAACGTAGTGCCACTGCCGGTGTCGCTGCTCGGCTGGGCCGTGACCGGCTTCGGCATGGGCATGATCTACGCCAGCCTGTCGGTGTTGACGCTGTCGTTGTCGGCGCCGCGGGAGCAGGGTGCCAACACCTCGGCACTGCAGCTGAGCGAGGCCCTGTCGGTGACCACCGCGCTGGCGGTCTCCGGCGCATTGTTCGCGTTGTTCGTGGAAAGCACCCCGCACACCGGCTACCTGCTGTGCCTGGCCATCACCTTCGGCCTTGCGCTGTTGGCCACGGTGATCGCGCGACGGGTGTAG
- the soxR gene encoding redox-sensitive transcriptional activator SoxR — MVSQELSVGEVAQRSGVAVSALHFYERKGLISSLRTSGNQRRYSRDVLRRLAVIRVAQRVGMPLEAVGRAFESLPEGRAPTKADWARLSARWRTELEERIHMLQLLRDELTGCIGCGCLSLQRCRLANPGDVLGERGDGPMRWE; from the coding sequence ATGGTGTCCCAGGAACTGAGCGTGGGCGAAGTCGCCCAGCGCAGTGGCGTGGCGGTTTCGGCGCTGCACTTCTACGAGCGCAAGGGGTTGATCAGCAGCCTGCGCACTTCGGGTAACCAGCGCCGCTATAGCCGCGACGTGCTGCGCCGGCTGGCGGTGATCCGCGTCGCGCAGCGCGTGGGCATGCCGCTGGAAGCGGTCGGCCGTGCCTTCGAAAGCCTGCCCGAGGGGCGCGCACCGACCAAGGCCGACTGGGCCAGGCTGTCCGCGCGCTGGCGCACCGAGCTGGAAGAACGCATCCACATGCTGCAACTGCTGCGCGATGAGCTCACCGGCTGCATCGGCTGCGGCTGCCTGTCGCTGCAGCGCTGCCGCCTGGCCAACCCGGGGGATGTGCTTGGCGAACGCGGCGACGGCCCGATGCGCTGGGAATGA
- a CDS encoding PilT/PilU family type 4a pilus ATPase, translated as MAHQRASDLFITAGMPPAMKVNGKISPITQTPLTPQQSRDLVLNVMTPAQREEFEKTHECNFAIGLSGVGRFRVSCFYQRNQVGMVLRRIETRIPTVEELSLPPIIKTLAMTKRGIILFVGATGTGKSTSLAAMIGYRNQNSTGHIITIEDPIEFVHKHEGCIITQREVGIDTDSWEAALKNTLRQAPDVIMIGEVRTREGMDHAIAFAETGHLVLCTLHANNANQAMDRIVNFFPEDRRNQLLMDLSLNLKGVVAQQLVPSPDGRSRKVAMEILLGTPLVQDYIRDGEIHKLKEVMKDSVQLGMKTFDQSLFELYQAGEISYEDALRYADSQNEVRLRIKLSQGGDARTLSQGLDGVEISEIR; from the coding sequence ATGGCGCACCAGCGCGCCTCGGACCTGTTCATCACTGCGGGCATGCCGCCGGCGATGAAGGTCAACGGCAAGATCTCGCCGATCACGCAGACCCCGCTCACGCCGCAGCAGAGCCGCGACCTGGTCCTCAACGTGATGACCCCGGCGCAGCGCGAGGAATTCGAGAAGACCCACGAGTGCAACTTCGCCATCGGCCTGTCCGGTGTCGGCCGCTTCCGCGTCAGCTGCTTCTACCAGCGCAACCAGGTCGGCATGGTGCTGCGTCGCATCGAGACGCGCATTCCGACGGTGGAAGAACTGAGCCTGCCGCCGATCATCAAGACGCTGGCGATGACCAAGCGCGGCATCATCCTGTTCGTCGGTGCCACCGGTACCGGTAAATCGACCTCGCTGGCGGCGATGATCGGTTACCGCAACCAGAACTCGACCGGCCACATCATCACCATCGAAGATCCGATCGAGTTCGTGCACAAGCACGAAGGCTGCATCATCACCCAGCGTGAGGTCGGCATCGATACCGACAGCTGGGAAGCCGCGTTGAAGAACACCCTGCGCCAGGCGCCGGACGTGATCATGATCGGTGAGGTGCGTACCCGCGAAGGCATGGACCACGCCATCGCGTTCGCCGAGACCGGTCACCTGGTGCTGTGCACCCTGCATGCCAACAACGCCAACCAGGCGATGGACCGCATCGTCAACTTCTTCCCGGAAGACCGCCGCAACCAGCTGCTGATGGACCTGTCGCTGAACCTCAAGGGCGTGGTCGCGCAGCAGCTGGTGCCGTCGCCCGATGGCCGCTCGCGAAAGGTCGCCATGGAGATCCTGCTCGGCACGCCGCTGGTTCAGGACTACATCCGCGACGGCGAGATCCACAAGCTGAAGGAAGTGATGAAGGACTCGGTCCAGCTGGGCATGAAGACCTTCGACCAGAGCCTGTTCGAGCTGTACCAGGCCGGCGAGATCAGCTACGAGGACGCGCTGCGTTACGCCGATTCGCAGAACGAAGTGCGCCTGCGCATCAAGCTCAGCCAGGGCGGCGACGCACGCACGCTGTCACAGGGCCTGGATGGCGTGGAGATCTCCGAGATCCGGTGA
- a CDS encoding LysR family transcriptional regulator, translating to MPRENLNDLQAFVHVAREGSFTKAAAQLGVSQSALSHAMRGLEQRLGVRLLTRTTRSVSTTEAGARLLDTLGPRLAEIEDGLAALAEYRERPAGTIRINATGHAAEYIAWPRLAPLLQQYPDLKVELTADYGLADIVAERYDIGIRLGERLARDMVAVPISPPLRMRVVGAPSYFRQHVVPRHPDELADHNCVTLRLPTHGGLMPWDFGQDGNELSVRVSGQWTFNTMGMTRAAALAGSGLAWLPEDQVQPMLDDGRLQSVLDDWCPHFDGYYAYYPSRRHVTVAMRTVLDALRGPMAG from the coding sequence ATGCCCCGCGAAAACCTCAACGACCTGCAGGCCTTCGTCCACGTTGCCCGCGAGGGCAGCTTCACCAAGGCCGCCGCCCAGCTGGGCGTGTCCCAGTCCGCGCTCAGCCATGCCATGCGCGGCCTGGAACAGCGCCTGGGCGTGCGCCTGCTGACCCGCACCACCCGCAGCGTGTCCACCACCGAAGCCGGTGCCCGCCTGCTCGACACCCTGGGCCCGCGCCTGGCCGAGATCGAGGACGGACTGGCCGCGCTGGCCGAATACCGTGAACGCCCGGCCGGCACCATCCGCATCAATGCCACCGGCCATGCCGCCGAGTACATCGCGTGGCCACGGCTGGCGCCGCTGCTGCAGCAGTATCCGGACCTCAAGGTGGAACTGACCGCCGACTACGGGCTGGCCGACATCGTGGCCGAGCGCTACGACATCGGCATCCGCCTCGGCGAACGCCTGGCCCGCGACATGGTCGCCGTGCCGATCAGCCCGCCGCTGCGCATGCGCGTGGTCGGTGCACCCAGCTACTTCCGCCAGCACGTGGTCCCACGCCATCCGGACGAGCTGGCAGACCACAACTGCGTGACCCTGCGCCTGCCCACGCATGGCGGGCTGATGCCGTGGGATTTCGGCCAGGACGGCAACGAACTGAGCGTGCGCGTGAGCGGCCAGTGGACCTTCAACACCATGGGCATGACCCGCGCCGCTGCGCTGGCCGGCAGCGGACTGGCCTGGCTGCCGGAAGACCAGGTGCAGCCGATGCTGGACGATGGCCGCCTGCAGTCGGTGCTGGACGACTGGTGCCCGCACTTCGATGGCTACTACGCGTACTACCCGTCGCGCCGCCACGTCACCGTGGCGATGCGCACGGTGCTGGATGCGCTGCGCGGGCCGATGGCTGGATGA
- a CDS encoding aldo/keto reductase: MQTRELGRSGLKVSALGLGCMGLTHAYGQPVERSQGIALLHAAVERGVTFFDTAEVYGPYTNEDLLGEALAPYRDKLVIATKFGFRDARTDTGLDSRPENIRAVAEASLKRLRTDHIDLFYQHRVDPNVPIEDVAGTVRDLIAEGKVGHFGLSEASATTVRRAHAVQPVAAVQSEYSLWWREPERELLPALQELGIGFVPFSPLGRGFLTGAINADTTFDANDFRNSVPRFEVEARRANQALVDRISTIAAARGATPAQVALAWLLAQASWIVPIPGTTKIHRLEENLGAADLQLAPEELQRIAQALDEVSIVGERYNAQRAAQAKG, encoded by the coding sequence ATGCAGACACGTGAACTCGGCCGCAGCGGCCTGAAGGTTTCCGCCTTGGGCTTGGGTTGCATGGGCCTGACCCATGCCTATGGCCAGCCGGTCGAGCGCAGCCAGGGCATCGCCCTGCTGCACGCTGCCGTTGAACGCGGCGTGACCTTCTTCGACACCGCCGAAGTGTACGGCCCGTACACCAATGAAGACCTGCTCGGCGAGGCCCTGGCGCCTTACCGCGACAAGCTGGTGATCGCCACCAAGTTCGGCTTCAGGGATGCGCGCACCGATACCGGCCTGGACAGCCGCCCCGAGAACATCCGCGCCGTGGCCGAAGCCAGTCTCAAGCGCCTGCGCACCGACCATATCGACCTGTTCTACCAGCACCGTGTCGACCCGAACGTGCCGATCGAGGACGTGGCCGGCACCGTGCGCGACCTGATCGCCGAGGGCAAGGTCGGCCACTTCGGCCTGTCCGAGGCCAGCGCCACCACCGTGCGCCGTGCGCACGCGGTGCAGCCGGTGGCTGCCGTGCAAAGCGAGTATTCGCTGTGGTGGCGTGAACCGGAGCGCGAACTGCTGCCGGCCCTGCAGGAACTGGGCATCGGCTTCGTGCCGTTCAGTCCGCTCGGCCGTGGCTTCCTGACCGGTGCGATCAACGCCGACACCACCTTCGACGCCAACGATTTCCGCAACAGCGTGCCGCGCTTCGAAGTGGAAGCCCGCCGCGCCAACCAGGCGCTGGTGGATCGCATCAGTACGATTGCTGCAGCACGCGGCGCGACCCCGGCGCAGGTGGCGCTGGCCTGGCTGCTGGCGCAGGCGTCGTGGATCGTGCCGATTCCGGGCACCACCAAGATCCACCGCCTGGAAGAGAACCTGGGCGCGGCTGACCTGCAGCTGGCGCCGGAGGAACTGCAGCGCATCGCGCAGGCGCTGGATGAAGTGTCGATCGTCGGTGAGCGCTACAACGCCCAGCGTGCGGCCCAGGCCAAGGGCTGA
- a CDS encoding YitT family protein: protein MSLPSHGPAPCDDADGHLVTAGPLTPPPDSAGTTADEKALRHSIAEDVQGMVLATMVASLGLAIFAKGGLMIGGMAGMAFLLHYSMGWNFGLVFVLVNLPFYWVALRRMGWEFTLKTFAAVTACGVLTDLLPRWIDFSHINPLYSAIVGGALSGLGILFFIRHRASLGGIGILAVYLQRTRGWSAGKVQMSYDACLMVAAFFVLSPSKVLYSAIGAVVLSLVLMFNHRPGRYMGV from the coding sequence ATGTCCCTTCCCTCCCATGGCCCCGCGCCGTGCGACGACGCTGACGGCCACCTGGTCACCGCCGGTCCGCTGACCCCGCCGCCCGACAGCGCCGGCACCACCGCCGACGAAAAAGCGCTGCGCCACTCGATCGCCGAGGACGTGCAGGGCATGGTGCTGGCCACGATGGTGGCCTCGCTGGGCCTGGCCATCTTCGCCAAGGGCGGGCTGATGATCGGCGGCATGGCGGGCATGGCGTTCCTGCTGCACTACTCGATGGGCTGGAACTTCGGCCTGGTGTTCGTGCTGGTCAACCTGCCGTTCTACTGGGTGGCGCTGCGGCGCATGGGCTGGGAATTCACCCTGAAGACCTTCGCCGCGGTCACCGCCTGTGGCGTGCTGACCGACCTGCTGCCGCGCTGGATCGACTTCTCGCACATCAACCCGCTGTATTCGGCGATCGTCGGTGGCGCGTTGTCCGGCCTGGGCATCCTGTTCTTCATCCGCCATCGTGCCAGTCTCGGCGGCATCGGCATCCTGGCGGTGTACCTGCAGCGCACCCGCGGCTGGAGCGCGGGCAAGGTGCAGATGTCCTACGACGCCTGCTTGATGGTGGCCGCGTTCTTCGTGTTGTCGCCGTCGAAGGTGCTGTACTCGGCCATCGGCGCGGTGGTGCTCAGCCTGGTGCTGATGTTCAACCACCGCCCCGGCCGCTACATGGGCGTGTGA